A region of Malaciobacter marinus DNA encodes the following proteins:
- a CDS encoding DUF2905 domain-containing protein, translated as MERWFILAGLALVLVGLILRFIPNVFSWFGKLPGDVHIETESTKVMFPLTSMILISIALSLVISLINKY; from the coding sequence ATGGAACGTTGGTTTATTTTAGCGGGTTTAGCTCTTGTTTTAGTAGGATTGATTTTGCGTTTTATTCCAAATGTTTTTAGTTGGTTTGGAAAACTTCCTGGAGATGTACATATAGAAACTGAAAGCACAAAAGTAATGTTTCCTTTAACATCGATGATATTAATAAGTATTGCATTATCTTTAGTAATAAGTCTTATTAATAAATACTAA
- a CDS encoding GNAT family N-acetyltransferase: protein MNIEYKLNQNITSSEFIEVLKNSTLGERRPIDDLKTIKGMIENADIIVTATIDDKIIGVARAITDFNYCCYLSDLAVDEQYQKNGIGKKLISKVQEQLNDKCKIILLSAPDATEYYPKIGFTQHNSTWTLGRQDKLN from the coding sequence TTGAATATCGAATATAAACTAAATCAAAATATTACATCATCAGAATTTATAGAGGTTTTAAAAAACTCAACTCTAGGCGAAAGAAGACCTATTGATGATTTGAAAACAATCAAAGGTATGATTGAAAATGCAGATATAATCGTAACGGCTACAATAGATGACAAAATAATTGGTGTTGCAAGAGCAATTACTGATTTTAATTATTGTTGTTACCTATCAGACTTGGCAGTAGATGAACAATACCAAAAGAATGGAATTGGTAAAAAACTCATTTCAAAAGTTCAAGAACAATTAAATGATAAATGTAAAATTATATTGCTCTCAGCACCTGATGCAACAGAGTATTATCCAAAAATTGGATTTACTCAACACAATTCAACTTGGACACTTGGAAGACAAGATAAATTAAACTAA
- a CDS encoding restriction endonuclease subunit S: MSKNLEYKKLKEIGKIFSGNSINAKLKEEKYTNINEGIPYIATKDIDYNSFINYDNGVSIPLSDIKTFRVAPKNSVLICAEGGSAGRKIGILNQDVCFVNKLFTLEPNHEIIGKYVFYWYKTNIFQKDFKDQLTGLIGGVSKAKFGNLTIPVVSFSKQKQIVEILDKAFEAIDKAKENLEKNIQNSKELFQSRLNEIFSQKGEGWEESTILEVCNDIFAGGDKPEENFSKEKTDKFTIPIFANAVKDKGLYGYTNKARVNESAITISARGSGTGHTEIRMESFFPIVRLIVLVPNTEKMSLIFLKYIIDNLDILRSGSAIPQLTVPMIKEYKVDYPSLKKQNEIIDELDSLKQQTKQLETHYQQKLQNLEELKKSILQKAFSGELI, from the coding sequence ATGAGTAAGAACCTAGAGTATAAAAAGCTTAAAGAAATAGGAAAAATATTTAGTGGGAATAGCATAAATGCGAAACTTAAAGAAGAAAAATATACTAATATTAATGAGGGAATTCCATATATTGCTACAAAAGACATAGATTATAATTCATTTATTAATTATGACAATGGTGTATCTATTCCTTTAAGTGATATAAAAACTTTTAGAGTTGCTCCAAAAAATAGTGTTTTGATATGTGCAGAAGGTGGAAGTGCAGGTAGAAAAATAGGTATTTTAAATCAAGATGTTTGTTTTGTGAATAAACTATTTACACTTGAACCAAATCATGAGATAATAGGAAAGTATGTATTTTATTGGTATAAAACAAATATATTTCAAAAAGATTTTAAAGATCAACTTACAGGTTTGATTGGTGGTGTTTCTAAAGCAAAATTTGGAAATTTAACTATCCCAGTAGTTTCTTTTTCAAAACAAAAACAAATTGTAGAGATTTTAGATAAAGCTTTTGAAGCTATAGATAAAGCAAAAGAGAATCTTGAAAAAAATATCCAAAACTCAAAAGAGCTTTTTCAAAGTAGACTAAATGAGATATTTTCACAAAAAGGTGAAGGTTGGGAAGAAAGTACTATTTTAGAAGTTTGTAATGATATTTTTGCTGGTGGAGATAAGCCAGAAGAAAACTTTTCAAAGGAAAAAACTGATAAGTTTACTATACCAATTTTTGCAAATGCCGTAAAAGACAAAGGTTTATATGGTTATACAAATAAAGCAAGAGTAAATGAAAGTGCAATTACAATTTCTGCAAGAGGAAGTGGAACTGGACATACTGAAATAAGAATGGAAAGTTTCTTTCCAATAGTAAGACTTATAGTATTAGTTCCAAATACAGAAAAAATGAGTTTAATATTTTTAAAATACATAATTGATAATTTAGATATATTAAGAAGTGGAAGTGCAATTCCTCAATTAACTGTTCCAATGATAAAAGAATATAAAGTAGACTATCCATCTTTAAAAAAACAAAATGAAATAATTGATGAATTAGATAGTTTAAAACAACAAACAAAACAACTAGAAACCCACTACCAACAAAAACTTCAAAATCTAGAAGAGCTAAAAAAGTCTATACTACAAAAAGCTTTTAGTGGAGAGTTAATATGA
- a CDS encoding exodeoxyribonuclease VII small subunit has product MNEEKQEEKLAFEEKILKAKELLEKLNSQDITLQNSIEVYKSGVKELEEAQKLLDEAKLIFTTKEKDNN; this is encoded by the coding sequence ATGAATGAAGAAAAACAAGAAGAAAAGTTAGCATTTGAAGAAAAAATCTTAAAAGCAAAAGAGCTTTTAGAAAAACTAAATAGCCAAGATATAACACTGCAAAACTCTATTGAAGTATATAAATCAGGAGTAAAAGAGCTAGAAGAAGCTCAAAAACTACTTGATGAAGCAAAACTAATATTTACTACAAAAGAGAAAGATAATAACTAA
- a CDS encoding TIGR00730 family Rossman fold protein → MRIAVFCGSSVGNNEKYIEEIKALGEFFAKNDIELVYGGGKVGLMGAVANSVMQNGGKVYGVIPEKLQEKELAHTGITKLKVVKDMHERKAEMAANADAFIAFAGGAGTLEEIFEVWTWAQLGFHSKPCIFFNINGFYDSLFDMMDNMVKEGFLKEEYVNMLIKTDDKKQMLKAIENYKSPNQKW, encoded by the coding sequence ATGAGAATAGCTGTTTTTTGTGGCTCAAGTGTTGGAAATAATGAAAAATATATAGAAGAAATAAAAGCGCTTGGAGAGTTTTTTGCAAAAAATGACATAGAGTTAGTTTATGGTGGTGGTAAAGTAGGACTTATGGGTGCAGTTGCAAACAGTGTTATGCAAAATGGTGGCAAAGTTTATGGTGTTATTCCTGAAAAACTACAAGAAAAAGAGCTTGCTCATACAGGTATTACAAAACTAAAAGTAGTAAAAGATATGCATGAAAGAAAAGCAGAAATGGCAGCAAATGCAGATGCCTTTATTGCTTTTGCAGGTGGAGCTGGAACTTTAGAAGAGATTTTTGAAGTTTGGACTTGGGCTCAACTTGGATTTCATTCAAAGCCTTGTATATTTTTTAATATAAATGGATTTTACGATAGTTTATTTGATATGATGGATAACATGGTAAAAGAAGGGTTTTTAAAAGAAGAGTATGTAAATATGCTAATTAAAACAGATGATAAAAAACAGATGTTAAAAGCTATTGAAAACTATAAATCACCAAATCAAAAATGGTAA
- a CDS encoding type II toxin-antitoxin system antitoxin SocA domain-containing protein has protein sequence MGFDITKIANFILYMLEKDAQFINQKKVSTLLFLVDYENLQKNGEKIFADDYIKEKRAPTPKIMQEIFTIIENNEDLDEEDEMLFLIRELLEYIDIETISKKTHTELRFIKVEEEFDSSLFEKEELDTIRKIVKKYKDTSPRNIANDTFQIELVRTTPQGEAII, from the coding sequence ATGGGTTTTGATATTACAAAAATTGCAAACTTTATACTATATATGTTAGAAAAAGATGCACAATTTATAAATCAAAAGAAAGTTTCAACACTTTTATTTTTGGTTGATTATGAGAACTTACAAAAAAATGGTGAAAAAATATTTGCAGATGATTATATCAAAGAAAAAAGAGCGCCAACTCCTAAAATCATGCAAGAAATCTTTACAATTATTGAAAACAATGAAGATTTAGATGAAGAAGATGAAATGCTATTTTTAATTAGAGAACTTCTTGAGTATATAGATATTGAAACAATTAGTAAAAAGACTCATACAGAATTAAGATTTATCAAAGTTGAAGAAGAGTTTGACAGTTCACTTTTTGAAAAAGAAGAGCTAGATACTATTAGAAAAATAGTTAAAAAATATAAAGATACAAGCCCAAGAAATATAGCAAATGATACATTTCAAATTGAACTTGTAAGAACAACACCACAAGGTGAAGCTATTATTTAA
- the metX gene encoding homoserine O-acetyltransferase MetX, translated as MRIETKIAKFTSPLYLESGRILQSYDIAYETYGELNEDKSNVIVICHALAGSHHAAGRYADEAKPGWWDKFIGDGKAVDTRKYFVICTNNIGSCFGSTSPMSPNYPSKEPYRFKFPVLAISDIVKAQRNLFDSLGIYHAKAVIGGSMGGMQALCYAIEHPEFSKTIIPLATTAYTRPWAIAINKIAMEAVRHDPAFNNGHYDKKDLIANGLPGLAIGRMAGLIAYLSPNVFNKKFARNYTHTDGLYELFGRFEVERYLEYNSYSFPKIFDPLSYLYICKTMNIFDVGRNKDKIEDSFSKIKGKLHLISFSDDMLFFPEEMEEIHDIMCKIGKKNQVTYKMIESQSGHDSFLVEVEKFEDYVKDILEEKI; from the coding sequence TTGAGAATAGAGACAAAAATAGCAAAATTTACTAGCCCTTTGTATCTTGAAAGTGGTAGGATTTTACAATCATATGATATTGCTTATGAAACATATGGAGAATTAAACGAAGACAAATCAAATGTAATAGTAATATGTCATGCATTAGCAGGGAGTCATCACGCAGCAGGAAGATATGCAGATGAAGCTAAGCCTGGTTGGTGGGATAAGTTTATTGGTGATGGAAAGGCTGTGGATACAAGAAAATATTTTGTAATTTGTACAAATAATATTGGTTCATGTTTTGGTTCAACAAGCCCTATGAGTCCAAACTATCCAAGTAAAGAACCTTATAGATTTAAGTTTCCAGTACTTGCAATTTCAGATATTGTAAAAGCACAAAGAAATCTTTTTGATTCATTGGGGATTTATCATGCAAAAGCAGTAATTGGAGGTTCAATGGGTGGAATGCAAGCATTATGCTATGCGATTGAACATCCTGAGTTTTCAAAAACAATCATACCCTTGGCAACAACTGCATATACAAGACCTTGGGCAATTGCAATAAATAAAATAGCAATGGAAGCTGTAAGACATGACCCTGCATTTAACAACGGTCATTATGATAAAAAAGATTTGATAGCAAATGGACTTCCAGGATTAGCAATAGGAAGAATGGCAGGACTTATAGCATATCTTAGTCCAAACGTATTTAATAAAAAATTTGCAAGAAACTATACACATACAGATGGTTTGTATGAACTTTTTGGACGCTTTGAGGTTGAAAGATATTTAGAATATAACTCTTATAGCTTTCCAAAAATATTTGACCCTTTATCGTATTTGTATATTTGTAAAACAATGAATATATTTGATGTGGGAAGAAACAAAGATAAAATAGAAGACTCTTTTTCTAAAATCAAAGGAAAATTACATCTTATATCATTTTCTGATGATATGCTATTTTTTCCAGAAGAGATGGAAGAGATACATGATATTATGTGCAAAATTGGTAAAAAAAATCAAGTAACATATAAGATGATAGAGAGCCAATCAGGACATGATTCCTTTTTAGTAGAAGTTGAAAAATTTGAAGATTATGTAAAAGATATATTAGAGGAAAAAATATGA
- a CDS encoding NUDIX hydrolase has translation MKHYVTGFLFTRDSNHVVLIKKLNPKWQRGLFNGVGGKIEENEKSCDAMSREFKEETGVVINAEEWVQFSHIHRPGFYHLDLYYAHSDLAFDVRTIEKEEVHIVKVNNLPKNIIPNLQWLIPLALDKEMDFSNPILMQEIANERTKS, from the coding sequence GTGAAACACTATGTAACCGGTTTTCTATTTACAAGAGATTCTAATCATGTTGTTTTAATAAAAAAGCTAAATCCGAAATGGCAACGAGGATTGTTTAATGGCGTGGGTGGAAAAATAGAAGAAAATGAAAAGTCTTGCGATGCTATGTCCAGGGAATTTAAAGAGGAGACAGGAGTTGTTATAAACGCTGAAGAGTGGGTTCAATTTTCACATATTCATCGTCCCGGATTTTATCATTTGGACCTATATTATGCTCATTCTGACCTTGCTTTTGATGTCAGGACTATTGAAAAAGAAGAAGTTCATATAGTAAAAGTGAATAACTTACCAAAAAATATTATTCCGAACTTACAATGGCTAATTCCTTTAGCTTTAGATAAAGAAATGGATTTTTCAAATCCTATTTTAATGCAGGAAATAGCTAATGAAAGAACTAAATCATAA
- a CDS encoding DUF6678 family protein, giving the protein MNEKYRKIINERQLVSVMNKTKWRELCHDFEKLHSLYIRVKYKLISSEEILGFSAVWWNEIYEESSAIEWIDFNPIISKYRGRLVAPKETDMSYEILAILKKHGIKYSMEGSYFRVWGYLNQHTNPVFV; this is encoded by the coding sequence ATGAACGAAAAATATCGAAAAATAATAAACGAACGTCAGTTAGTTTCTGTGATGAACAAAACTAAGTGGCGAGAATTGTGTCATGATTTTGAAAAGCTCCACTCTCTATACATTAGGGTAAAATACAAACTGATTTCATCTGAAGAAATTTTAGGGTTCAGTGCAGTTTGGTGGAATGAAATCTACGAAGAAAGTTCAGCTATCGAGTGGATAGATTTTAATCCAATAATTTCTAAGTATCGTGGACGTTTAGTCGCGCCAAAAGAAACTGATATGAGTTATGAAATTCTGGCAATTTTAAAGAAGCATGGAATCAAATATTCTATGGAAGGGTCTTACTTTCGAGTTTGGGGATATTTGAACCAACATACAAATCCAGTATTCGTATAA
- a CDS encoding DCC1-like thiol-disulfide oxidoreductase family protein: MKDIKLYYDKNCPFCSKYATFLKLKENHKLTIYNARDNKELMNDFYKKGFDINRGFIILIDDLVLIQGSDALAYLDNIAKNRLFIFRSSKLMFFIYPIFKFLRKTILFLLRKNTNIRS; encoded by the coding sequence ATGAAAGATATAAAGCTTTACTATGATAAAAATTGTCCTTTTTGTTCAAAGTATGCTACTTTTTTAAAACTAAAAGAAAATCATAAACTAACTATTTATAACGCAAGAGATAATAAAGAGTTGATGAATGATTTTTATAAAAAAGGTTTTGATATCAATAGGGGCTTTATTATTTTGATTGATGATTTAGTTTTGATTCAAGGAAGTGATGCTTTAGCTTATCTTGATAATATTGCAAAAAATAGATTATTTATTTTTAGAAGTTCAAAACTAATGTTTTTTATATATCCTATTTTTAAGTTTTTGAGAAAAACAATACTCTTTTTACTAAGAAAAAATACAAATATTAGAAGTTGA
- a CDS encoding protein tyrosine phosphatase family protein: MDTILNYIKINENISTSGQPTEDELKMIANNDFKVVINLALSDSSLALENEDKIVSDLGLTYIHIPVDFQNPELENMKIFLNILNGFVNEKVWIHCSKNYRVTSFMYVFHKYFLKTPFEQIDLSMFDFWTPNTQWQELMKISFEELQA, from the coding sequence ATGGATACTATTTTAAATTACATTAAGATAAATGAAAATATCTCTACATCAGGTCAGCCAACAGAAGATGAGCTTAAAATGATTGCAAATAATGATTTTAAAGTAGTTATTAATCTTGCTTTATCTGACTCATCTTTAGCTTTAGAAAATGAAGATAAGATTGTGAGTGATTTAGGTCTTACTTATATTCATATACCAGTTGATTTCCAAAATCCAGAACTAGAAAATATGAAGATATTTCTAAATATACTAAATGGTTTTGTAAATGAAAAGGTTTGGATACATTGTTCAAAGAACTACCGTGTTACATCATTTATGTATGTTTTTCATAAATACTTTTTAAAAACACCTTTTGAACAAATCGATTTGTCAATGTTTGATTTTTGGACTCCAAATACACAATGGCAAGAATTAATGAAAATCTCTTTTGAAGAGTTACAAGCATAA
- a CDS encoding copper resistance protein CopD, which yields MAYNIALIIHVFCAIFFVGFIFADVFVLNILDKKYNTQKAEEIKQTIYTKGVKVYPVCVLLLVLSGGYMFSKYINSTLGYFQTNMQILLWIKLFLVLGIAIGVLYSLSCKFRQKKPMAFMKHFHLIALILAIIIVILAKVMFWV from the coding sequence ATGGCTTATAACATCGCGCTTATTATTCATGTTTTTTGTGCTATTTTTTTTGTAGGTTTTATTTTTGCAGATGTTTTCGTATTGAATATCTTAGATAAAAAATACAATACACAAAAAGCAGAAGAGATAAAACAGACTATTTATACAAAGGGTGTAAAAGTCTATCCAGTTTGTGTACTTTTACTTGTACTAAGTGGTGGTTATATGTTTTCAAAATATATAAACTCTACATTGGGATATTTTCAAACAAATATGCAAATTTTACTTTGGATAAAACTATTTTTAGTTTTGGGTATTGCTATTGGAGTTTTATATTCACTATCTTGTAAATTTAGACAAAAAAAACCAATGGCTTTTATGAAGCACTTTCATCTTATTGCACTTATTTTAGCTATTATAATTGTAATTTTAGCAAAAGTTATGTTTTGGGTTTAA
- a CDS encoding N-6 DNA methylase, producing the protein MFEQTFKNIDDILWKDSGADSELDYIGQTSWIMFLRYLDDLEKDKKDIKELSGEEYTFILDEEYRWNTWAMPKDKDGNLDHNIALTGKDLVEFVDLKLFPYLAKFKQNTDNPLTIEYKIGEIFSELKNKIQSGYNLREIVEYADALPFKSSKDKHELSHLYETKIKNMGNAGRNGGQYYTPRPLIRAMVNVIEPQIGEKVYDGAVGSAGFLCEAYDYMYANMNKNVDNLKILQEKTFFGKEKKNLAYVIGIMNMILHGIEAPNIKHVNTLAEPIRDIQEKDRYHVILANPPFGGKERKEVQQNFDIKTGETAFLFMQHFIKSLKAGGRSAVVIKNTILSNSDNASVALRKYLLESCNLHTILDMPSGTFTGAGVKTVVLFFTKGESTKNIWYYKLNPG; encoded by the coding sequence ATGTTTGAACAAACTTTTAAAAATATAGACGATATCTTATGGAAAGACTCAGGTGCAGATAGTGAGCTTGACTACATAGGACAAACCTCTTGGATAATGTTTTTGCGTTACCTTGATGACCTTGAAAAAGATAAAAAAGATATAAAAGAGCTTTCAGGTGAAGAGTATACTTTTATACTAGATGAAGAATATCGTTGGAATACATGGGCTATGCCAAAAGACAAAGATGGAAACCTAGACCATAACATTGCTCTTACAGGTAAAGATTTAGTAGAGTTTGTGGACTTAAAGCTTTTCCCATATCTTGCGAAGTTTAAACAAAATACAGACAACCCACTTACAATAGAGTATAAAATAGGGGAGATATTTTCTGAGCTTAAAAATAAAATCCAAAGCGGATACAACTTACGAGAGATAGTAGAGTACGCAGATGCTCTACCTTTTAAATCTAGCAAAGACAAACACGAACTAAGCCACTTATATGAAACCAAAATCAAAAACATGGGAAATGCAGGAAGAAATGGAGGTCAGTACTATACGCCAAGACCACTTATTCGTGCGATGGTAAATGTGATAGAGCCACAAATAGGTGAAAAAGTTTATGATGGAGCGGTGGGAAGTGCAGGCTTCTTATGTGAAGCTTATGACTACATGTATGCAAATATGAATAAAAATGTAGATAACTTAAAAATCCTACAAGAGAAAACTTTTTTTGGAAAAGAGAAGAAAAACCTAGCCTATGTGATAGGTATTATGAATATGATACTTCATGGTATCGAAGCACCAAATATAAAGCATGTAAATACTTTAGCAGAACCTATTCGAGATATACAAGAAAAAGATAGATACCACGTAATCTTAGCAAACCCACCTTTTGGTGGAAAAGAACGTAAAGAGGTGCAACAAAACTTCGATATAAAGACAGGTGAAACTGCCTTTTTGTTTATGCAACACTTTATCAAGTCACTTAAAGCTGGTGGACGTTCCGCTGTGGTGATAAAAAATACTATCTTAAGTAACTCAGACAATGCCTCAGTAGCTTTGCGTAAGTATCTTCTTGAAAGCTGTAATCTTCACACTATTTTAGATATGCCAAGTGGTACTTTTACAGGGGCTGGGGTAAAAACTGTGGTGCTGTTTTTTACAAAAGGTGAAAGCACAAAAAATATCTGGTACTATAAACTAAACCCTGGGTGA
- the radC gene encoding RadC family protein, with protein MKTTIKNLENIDKPREKLKKLGADALKDYELMAILLGSGVKGKDVITLSKEIIKLFKSDFENISLETLLQIHGLGTAKACQIVSAISLSKRYLIKNQNIKITNSNDVFEELKPYKNKQQEHFFTLYLDGANNLIETKVITIGTLNQSLVHPREVFSYAIEKRCASIIVAHNHPSGILKPSSEDINVTKRLKESGKILGIELLDHVIFTKDGFYSFQEEGVL; from the coding sequence ATGAAAACTACAATAAAAAACCTTGAAAATATCGATAAACCAAGGGAAAAACTCAAAAAACTAGGTGCTGATGCACTAAAAGATTATGAACTTATGGCTATACTTTTAGGAAGTGGAGTAAAAGGTAAAGATGTCATAACTTTATCAAAAGAGATAATCAAACTATTTAAATCAGACTTTGAAAATATAAGCTTAGAAACCTTACTTCAAATACATGGATTAGGAACAGCAAAAGCATGTCAAATAGTAAGTGCAATAAGCTTAAGTAAAAGATACTTAATAAAAAATCAAAATATAAAAATAACAAACTCAAATGATGTATTTGAAGAACTAAAACCATACAAAAACAAACAACAAGAACATTTTTTTACACTATATCTTGATGGAGCAAATAATCTAATAGAAACAAAAGTTATAACAATAGGCACACTAAACCAAAGCTTGGTTCATCCAAGAGAAGTTTTTTCATATGCAATAGAAAAAAGATGTGCAAGTATCATAGTAGCTCACAATCACCCAAGCGGAATACTAAAGCCAAGCAGTGAAGATATAAATGTAACTAAAAGATTAAAAGAATCAGGAAAAATACTAGGAATAGAACTACTTGATCACGTGATATTTACAAAAGATGGATTTTATAGTTTTCAAGAAGAGGGTGTTTTATGA
- a CDS encoding type II toxin-antitoxin system PemK/MazF family toxin gives MNMFNKRIKLYDIEIGSLVWVEFGETKHIFLKQMERELKEECFSLDDCPHGLNLLHEFSYYHMAFLLTNKVNKVVAVVPVTQYKDRDNNYSDVNIILEKNDFGLNLVKKSTIKLDQLRFIDKSRIVKVEKKYINKTLKHLILKKVQDMFKHA, from the coding sequence ATGAATATGTTTAATAAAAGAATAAAGTTGTATGATATAGAAATAGGTTCCTTAGTTTGGGTTGAATTTGGAGAGACTAAACATATATTTTTAAAGCAGATGGAAAGAGAATTAAAAGAAGAGTGTTTTTCTTTAGATGATTGTCCTCATGGATTAAATCTTTTGCATGAATTCTCGTATTATCATATGGCATTCTTATTGACAAACAAAGTTAATAAAGTAGTTGCAGTTGTGCCTGTTACTCAATATAAAGACAGAGATAATAATTACTCTGATGTAAATATTATTTTAGAAAAAAATGATTTTGGTTTAAATCTAGTGAAAAAGAGTACTATTAAACTTGATCAATTAAGATTTATTGATAAATCAAGAATTGTAAAGGTTGAGAAGAAATATATTAATAAAACATTGAAACATTTGATTTTAAAAAAAGTACAAGACATGTTTAAACATGCTTGA